The Metabacillus schmidteae genome has a segment encoding these proteins:
- a CDS encoding mismatch-specific DNA-glycosylase: protein MSENLDKLQKNLDIMFIGFNPSLVSGEVGHNYANKHNRFWKILFLADLTERIYRPEEDGDLLQKGFGFTNIVSRPTRAADEITQEEYREGREILKQKIAYYKPKVAFFVGKGVYLQYSQHKKAGWGKQRMSVIEGVTDFVAPSSSGLVRMKLEDIVEIYKGVIPLLNDKEIR, encoded by the coding sequence ATGAGTGAAAATTTGGACAAACTACAAAAGAATCTGGACATCATGTTCATCGGCTTTAATCCAAGTTTGGTTTCCGGAGAAGTTGGACATAATTATGCCAATAAACATAACCGTTTTTGGAAAATACTTTTCTTAGCTGATCTTACAGAACGTATTTATCGTCCTGAAGAAGATGGTGATTTACTCCAAAAAGGATTTGGGTTTACAAATATAGTGTCAAGGCCAACGCGTGCTGCAGATGAAATTACACAAGAAGAATATCGTGAAGGTAGGGAAATCCTAAAGCAAAAAATAGCTTATTACAAACCAAAGGTTGCTTTTTTTGTTGGAAAAGGTGTTTATCTTCAATATAGTCAACATAAAAAAGCAGGGTGGGGTAAGCAACGTATGAGTGTAATTGAAGGTGTAACAGATTTTGTTGCTCCTTCTTCCAGCGGGTTAGTTAGGATGAAACTTGAGGATATAGTAGAGATTTATAAAGGTGTTATACCTTTATTAAATGATAAAGAAATACGATAA
- a CDS encoding M15 family metallopeptidase gives MFYYKWSVILLIPVALSGCTDFSKSMPFLSGQQGQNYTQTEQIEKNDEINEPKEEIDEDFLLESEYFNQVKQVNGNNIIENPTNLLVMVNKDFVLPSDYEPNDLVVPNVEFSFGDQDVPKKYIRKVAADALEELFQLADKDGIELFAVSGYRSYSRQEGIFNVEKQDKGEEYALQAVALPGQSEHQSGLAMDISSRSVNLEITEEFGETKEGKWVKENAHRAGFIIRYPDNKESITGYQYEPWHLRYVGKEKAAIMYEKDLTLEEYFLKVKKI, from the coding sequence ATGTTTTATTACAAATGGAGCGTTATTTTATTAATACCGGTCGCTCTTTCAGGTTGTACAGATTTTTCAAAATCTATGCCTTTTCTAAGTGGTCAGCAAGGGCAAAACTATACTCAAACAGAACAAATTGAAAAAAATGATGAAATAAATGAACCTAAAGAAGAAATTGATGAAGATTTTTTATTGGAATCTGAATATTTTAATCAAGTAAAACAAGTTAATGGTAACAATATCATTGAAAATCCGACAAATTTACTCGTTATGGTAAATAAAGACTTCGTCCTTCCTTCAGATTATGAACCTAATGATTTGGTTGTACCTAATGTTGAGTTTTCTTTCGGAGATCAGGATGTTCCAAAAAAATATATTAGAAAAGTAGCAGCAGATGCTCTTGAAGAGCTTTTTCAATTAGCTGATAAAGATGGAATTGAATTATTTGCAGTATCTGGTTATAGATCATATTCCAGACAAGAAGGAATTTTTAACGTAGAAAAACAAGATAAGGGTGAAGAATATGCATTACAGGCTGTTGCTCTTCCAGGACAAAGTGAGCATCAGTCAGGTTTAGCTATGGATATTTCAAGTCGAAGTGTAAATTTGGAGATTACCGAAGAATTCGGTGAGACAAAAGAAGGAAAATGGGTGAAAGAAAATGCTCATCGTGCCGGATTTATCATTCGATATCCCGATAATAAAGAATCAATAACAGGCTATCAATATGAACCGTGGCATCTACGTTATGTAGGAAAAGAAAAAGCAGCTATCATGTATGAAAAGGATTTAACTTTAGAAGAGTACTTTTTGAAAGTGAAAAAGATCTAA
- the deoD gene encoding purine-nucleoside phosphorylase, with protein sequence MSVHIGAKENEIAETVLLPGDPLRAKYIAETFLEDVSCYNEVRGMLGFTGTYKGERISVQGTGMGVPSISIYINELMNSYGVQQLIRVGTCGAIQRDVKVRDVILAMSASTDSQMNRLTFGGVDYAPTANFDLLKKAYDAGQEKGLNLKVGNIFTADMFYNDNAEHEKWAQYGILAIEMESAALYTLAAKFNRKALSVLTVSDHILTGEETTSEERQTTFNDMIVVALEAAIKKG encoded by the coding sequence ATGAGTGTACATATTGGTGCAAAAGAAAATGAAATAGCGGAAACAGTACTATTACCAGGAGATCCATTACGTGCAAAATATATTGCCGAAACATTTTTAGAAGATGTATCATGCTATAATGAAGTTCGAGGAATGCTTGGTTTTACAGGCACATATAAAGGTGAAAGAATTTCTGTCCAAGGAACGGGAATGGGAGTTCCTTCTATATCTATTTACATAAATGAACTTATGAATAGTTACGGAGTACAACAATTAATTCGTGTAGGTACTTGTGGAGCTATTCAAAGAGATGTAAAAGTACGAGATGTTATTTTGGCAATGAGTGCATCGACCGATTCCCAAATGAATCGTCTTACATTTGGAGGAGTGGACTATGCTCCAACTGCGAACTTTGATCTACTAAAAAAAGCTTATGATGCCGGACAGGAAAAGGGTTTGAATTTAAAAGTAGGAAATATTTTTACTGCAGATATGTTTTATAATGATAATGCTGAACATGAGAAGTGGGCCCAATATGGGATTTTAGCAATAGAAATGGAATCAGCAGCACTTTATACATTGGCCGCTAAATTCAATCGTAAAGCATTATCTGTATTAACTGTAAGTGATCACATTTTAACGGGAGAAGAAACAACTTCTGAAGAACGTCAAACAACGTTTAATGATATGATTGTCGTGGCGTTAGAAGCAGCTATTAAAAAAGGATAA
- a CDS encoding YodL domain-containing protein has translation MYSLLLKKRITSYDVTIFQTPKFGDKKGYQDVYRFVIEGNNHNDALHKVFQTFNVADRMPNDYHARYLSTGDIVLIDEGKKGQHYYKLFPQDWKKINRMHVR, from the coding sequence TTGTATTCTTTACTGTTAAAAAAACGAATCACATCATACGATGTAACCATTTTTCAAACGCCGAAGTTTGGAGATAAGAAAGGATATCAAGATGTATATCGATTTGTGATAGAAGGAAATAATCACAATGATGCATTACATAAAGTTTTTCAAACCTTCAATGTTGCAGATAGAATGCCAAATGATTACCATGCAAGATATTTAAGTACCGGTGACATTGTGCTAATTGATGAGGGAAAAAAGGGGCAGCATTATTATAAGCTTTTTCCACAGGATTGGAAAAAAATTAACCGCATGCATGTTAGATAA
- a CDS encoding phosphatase PAP2 family protein, which yields MKIMVVIALLLFGFCSIVYSVEYFSAIDNNVTLFFEQIRLPIATELFLFISDIGSIKYALPICIGIAIFLLYKRKWLDVGLLFLLFFSVRQMNYFLKELFLRERPSYDAVYQATHYSFPSGHSMNSAAIYGFLCYLILSYFVRSNNQKVMTLTLTICLVMLIGVSRIYLGVHYLTDVLAGWSAGFIWLMLFITIKNIFDKKRGFYLKESFR from the coding sequence ATGAAAATAATGGTGGTGATTGCTTTGCTTTTATTTGGCTTTTGCTCAATTGTTTATTCTGTGGAGTATTTTTCTGCAATTGACAATAATGTAACCTTGTTTTTCGAGCAGATCAGGTTACCTATTGCGACAGAGCTTTTTTTGTTCATATCTGATATTGGATCAATTAAGTATGCCTTGCCAATCTGTATTGGGATAGCCATCTTTCTTCTATACAAACGGAAATGGCTTGATGTTGGATTGTTATTTCTCTTATTCTTTAGTGTGAGACAAATGAATTATTTTCTTAAAGAATTGTTTTTGCGAGAACGCCCCTCATACGATGCCGTCTATCAGGCTACACATTATAGTTTCCCGAGCGGACATTCCATGAACTCTGCAGCAATATATGGTTTCTTATGTTACTTAATTTTATCTTATTTTGTCAGAAGTAATAATCAAAAAGTGATGACTTTAACCCTTACGATTTGTCTTGTTATGTTAATTGGTGTAAGTAGGATTTATTTAGGCGTACATTATTTAACAGATGTACTAGCTGGTTGGAGTGCAGGATTCATTTGGCTGATGCTGTTTATTACAATTAAGAATATTTTCGACAAAAAAAGAGGTTTTTATCTAAAGGAATCTTTCAGGTGA
- a CDS encoding YebC/PmpR family DNA-binding transcriptional regulator produces MGRKWNNIKEKKASKDANTSRIYAKFGREIYVVARQGEPDPEANQALKVVLERAKTYNVPKTIIDRAIEKAKGGTEENYDELRYEGFGPNGSMVIVDALTNNVNRTASDVRAAFGKNGGNMGVSGSVAYMFDATAVIGVEGKSSDEVLEILMEADVDVRDILEEEDSVIVYAEPDQFHSVQEAFKTVGITEFTVAELTMLAQSDVTLPEESKVQFEKMIDALEDLEDVRQVYHNVDLSE; encoded by the coding sequence TCTAAAGATGCTAACACAAGTCGTATATACGCAAAATTTGGCCGCGAAATTTATGTGGTTGCCAGACAAGGTGAACCTGATCCAGAAGCAAACCAAGCCTTAAAAGTAGTTCTTGAGCGAGCTAAGACGTATAATGTTCCAAAAACCATTATAGATCGTGCGATTGAAAAAGCCAAAGGTGGTACAGAAGAAAATTATGATGAGCTTCGCTATGAAGGCTTTGGACCAAATGGTTCAATGGTCATTGTCGATGCTCTAACTAATAATGTGAATCGTACAGCTTCAGATGTTCGAGCGGCATTTGGTAAGAATGGTGGTAATATGGGTGTGAGCGGTTCTGTCGCCTATATGTTTGATGCAACAGCAGTAATCGGGGTTGAAGGAAAATCATCTGATGAAGTGCTTGAAATTTTAATGGAAGCAGATGTTGATGTACGGGATATTCTTGAAGAAGAAGATTCTGTTATTGTTTATGCTGAACCAGATCAATTCCATTCTGTTCAAGAGGCATTTAAAACAGTAGGGATAACAGAATTTACAGTGGCTGAGCTTACAATGCTTGCACAAAGCGATGTTACTTTACCAGAAGAATCAAAAGTGCAATTTGAAAAAATGATTGATGCTCTTGAAGACTTAGAAGATGTTAGACAGGTTTATCATAACGTAGATCTAAGTGAATAA